The Rhizobium brockwellii genome window below encodes:
- a CDS encoding glycosyltransferase family 2 protein has translation MRVAVITPYYKEPNELLEQCRASVLDQTVACDHVFVADGFPNAVVGRWRAKHFILPNAHGDAGNMARVIGSLSAFAQGYDAVAFLDADNWYRSDHIQRLLELHRRTGAAVCTSRRSMHRADGSYMFDDSKSDGHAHVDTNCLFLTRPCLPIIARWAHMPRELYPVGDSVYWSSIRSSRLSRSHEPTATICYRTTWEADYKRMGEPVPAGSKTLAFTDQPYYWFKSLPAQDRWRIWQDFGFPLRRRTVAKLVGQYTLSRLSPYSYLGAKT, from the coding sequence ATGCGCGTTGCCGTTATTACGCCATACTACAAGGAGCCTAACGAGCTCCTTGAGCAGTGTCGGGCGAGCGTTCTCGACCAAACCGTTGCATGCGACCATGTTTTTGTTGCCGACGGGTTTCCGAACGCTGTCGTCGGTCGCTGGCGCGCAAAACATTTCATCCTGCCGAATGCTCACGGCGACGCGGGCAACATGGCTCGCGTAATCGGCAGCCTCAGCGCCTTTGCCCAGGGCTATGACGCGGTGGCGTTTCTCGATGCGGACAACTGGTACAGATCCGACCACATCCAGCGCCTGCTTGAACTTCACCGCCGTACCGGCGCTGCGGTTTGCACATCGAGACGTTCGATGCACCGCGCGGACGGCAGCTACATGTTCGACGACTCAAAAAGCGACGGTCATGCGCACGTGGATACGAACTGCTTATTTCTCACGCGACCTTGCCTGCCGATCATTGCGCGCTGGGCTCACATGCCGAGGGAACTCTATCCAGTAGGAGATTCCGTCTATTGGAGCTCTATCCGGAGTTCTCGGCTGTCGCGCTCTCATGAACCGACCGCGACGATATGCTACCGGACGACTTGGGAAGCCGATTACAAGCGAATGGGAGAACCTGTCCCTGCGGGTAGCAAGACCCTCGCGTTCACCGACCAGCCGTACTACTGGTTCAAGTCTCTCCCGGCCCAGGACCGCTGGCGCATCTGGCAGGATTTCGGCTTTCCGCTCAGGCGACGCACGGTAGCAAAGCTAGTCGGTCAATATACGCTGTCAAGGCTTTCCCCCTACTCTTATCTCGGCGCCAAAACATGA
- a CDS encoding UDP-glucuronic acid decarboxylase family protein — protein sequence MHGQKRVMVTGGTGFLGSFLCERLLREGNDVLCVDNYYTGSRDNVLHLLDDSRFEVLRHDITFPLYVEVDEIYNLACPASPVHYQFDPVQTVKTNVHGAINMLGLAKRTKAKIFQASTSEVYGDPAVHPQPEDYRGSVNPIGPRACYDEGKRCAETLFFDYHRQYGVEIRVARIFNTYGPRMQTNDGRVVSNFIVQALQNEPITIFGNGTQTRSFCYVDDLIEGFIRLMGTPAGVTGPINLGNPGEFQVRELAEMVIEMTGSKSSIVYKPLPMDDPTQRKPDIRRAMQDLGWQPTVNLREGLEKTIAYFEWKLSGGVKSTLGVRSSRSAYTYLPTPAVGLPVPQAAPLGT from the coding sequence ATGCACGGACAAAAGCGAGTTATGGTAACCGGCGGCACCGGATTTCTGGGATCATTCTTATGTGAAAGGCTTTTGCGAGAGGGCAATGACGTTCTCTGCGTGGACAATTATTACACCGGTTCGCGCGACAATGTACTGCACCTTCTCGACGATTCCCGCTTTGAGGTGCTCCGCCACGACATCACCTTCCCGCTCTATGTGGAGGTCGACGAGATCTACAACCTCGCCTGCCCGGCATCTCCCGTCCACTATCAATTCGATCCCGTGCAGACCGTGAAGACCAATGTGCACGGGGCCATCAATATGCTGGGCTTGGCCAAACGCACCAAGGCGAAGATCTTCCAGGCCTCCACGAGCGAAGTTTACGGCGATCCGGCAGTCCATCCGCAGCCGGAGGACTATCGGGGCAGTGTCAACCCCATCGGCCCGCGGGCATGTTATGACGAAGGCAAGCGGTGTGCCGAAACGTTGTTCTTCGACTATCATCGTCAGTATGGCGTGGAAATCCGGGTGGCGCGGATCTTCAATACTTACGGGCCGCGCATGCAGACCAATGATGGCCGCGTCGTCTCCAATTTCATCGTTCAGGCGCTTCAAAACGAGCCGATCACCATCTTCGGCAACGGCACGCAAACGCGCTCCTTCTGCTACGTAGACGATCTGATTGAGGGCTTCATCCGCCTGATGGGCACGCCGGCCGGCGTTACGGGTCCGATCAATCTCGGTAACCCGGGGGAATTCCAGGTCCGGGAACTGGCCGAAATGGTCATCGAGATGACGGGATCGAAATCAAGCATCGTTTACAAGCCTCTGCCGATGGACGATCCGACTCAGCGCAAGCCCGACATCCGCCGCGCAATGCAGGACCTTGGTTGGCAGCCGACGGTGAACCTGCGAGAGGGGCTCGAGAAAACGATCGCGTATTTCGAGTGGAAGCTTTCTGGCGGAGTCAAGAGCACGCTTGGCGTTCGGTCCTCGCGAAGCGCCTACACCTATCTGCCCACCCCGGCCGTCGGCCTTCCTGTTCCGCAAGCTGCGCCCTTGGGAACCTGA
- a CDS encoding sugar transferase, translating into MSLFASPTITPGPSKAATSNDMTARAIPAGSVPPIAAKTADRFDRAGPNMPVAIRRRLPRLATSSFLVAGDIAGYLIAYFVVLSILPSGLEGTLAERTFTIAALAAIILYASAGLYPGYRLHNHEHLRRRTVAAVKVAVMAAFGAIILPEGERLLLAVIGFLALGLIVQPFVHWLARGLCWKLGVWGERAAVIAGSNLTPALVAHFKNHWQYGIRPEASDTLAASPDGGPSIAVIAGDAGALAPDLAAMRRKFAEVILLSDTPSFKVSGLRPADVGGEIGIRLTNDRSSVNSDLVRRILDLAIAIPASIVVAPFIAFAAAAIYAIDPGPVFFRHTREGRSGKPVHVLKLRTMYQDAEQRLEALFRDDPNMRAEWLSHFKLRDDPRVLPVIGHMLRSSSIDELPQLANIIAGQMAIVGPRPFPEYHLLAMDGEFRDKRRSVTPGLTGLWQISERSSADIELQQQLDEYYIDNRSLWFDCQILLSTIPAVFKRRGAY; encoded by the coding sequence ATGTCCTTATTTGCGTCGCCAACAATAACACCAGGCCCATCGAAGGCAGCCACATCAAATGACATGACGGCGCGGGCGATTCCGGCAGGTTCCGTGCCGCCCATCGCAGCGAAGACCGCCGATCGTTTTGACCGGGCAGGGCCGAATATGCCCGTCGCAATACGGCGTCGGCTTCCTCGGCTTGCAACCTCGTCCTTCCTAGTCGCCGGCGACATTGCAGGCTATTTGATTGCCTATTTTGTTGTCCTGTCCATTCTGCCCAGCGGTTTGGAGGGTACGCTAGCGGAGCGTACGTTCACGATCGCAGCACTCGCCGCGATTATTCTTTACGCATCGGCAGGCCTCTATCCTGGATATCGGTTGCACAACCACGAACATCTGCGGCGGCGCACTGTAGCTGCCGTCAAGGTGGCTGTCATGGCGGCGTTCGGAGCAATTATCCTGCCGGAGGGGGAGCGACTACTGCTCGCCGTCATTGGGTTCCTCGCTCTCGGGCTGATTGTTCAGCCATTTGTGCATTGGCTTGCACGGGGCCTGTGCTGGAAACTTGGAGTCTGGGGGGAACGCGCGGCTGTCATAGCGGGGTCCAATCTTACTCCCGCTCTCGTGGCCCATTTCAAGAACCACTGGCAGTATGGCATCAGGCCCGAGGCCTCCGATACTTTGGCGGCATCGCCCGATGGCGGGCCATCCATTGCCGTGATTGCGGGCGACGCAGGCGCGCTTGCACCCGATTTGGCGGCGATGCGTCGGAAGTTCGCCGAAGTCATTTTGCTGTCCGACACGCCGAGCTTCAAGGTGAGCGGTTTGCGACCTGCTGATGTCGGCGGAGAGATCGGTATTCGCCTGACCAACGATAGGAGTTCAGTGAACTCGGACCTGGTTCGCCGGATCCTCGATCTCGCAATCGCCATCCCTGCATCGATCGTGGTCGCGCCATTTATCGCGTTTGCAGCGGCGGCAATCTATGCCATCGATCCAGGCCCCGTCTTCTTCCGGCACACCAGGGAGGGGCGGTCCGGCAAGCCGGTGCACGTTCTGAAATTGAGGACGATGTATCAGGATGCCGAACAGCGCCTTGAAGCACTCTTCCGAGACGATCCTAACATGCGCGCCGAGTGGTTGAGCCATTTCAAGCTCAGGGACGATCCGCGCGTCCTTCCGGTTATAGGCCATATGCTGCGCTCTTCGAGCATCGACGAGCTGCCGCAATTGGCAAACATCATTGCAGGCCAGATGGCCATCGTCGGACCGCGCCCGTTTCCGGAATATCACCTCCTGGCTATGGACGGCGAATTTCGAGACAAGCGCCGTTCCGTCACGCCGGGGCTCACGGGCCTTTGGCAAATATCCGAACGAAGCAGTGCGGATATCGAACTGCAGCAGCAACTCGACGAATACTACATCGACAACCGGTCGCTGTGGTTCGACTGCCAAATTCTTCTCAGCACAATCCCTGCGGTCTTCAAACGCAGGGGAGCCTACTAA
- a CDS encoding WecB/TagA/CpsF family glycosyltransferase codes for MGKQPAGSSQTSVLHPKGSSEWTNVLGVRVSAVNLKSATGIIQKAIEDGRKEYVCVRDAHGIVRCQDDPELRSIHNRAFLVTPDGMPLVWALKRAGHAESDRVYGPDLMLSVFDAGSSRGLRHFLYGATDETLEQLRARLLAKFPQARIVGSYAPPFRKLSTREETEIADRLNRSGADIIWVGLSSPKQELWMARMRDRLEASMLIGVGAAFDFHAGLKRQAPRIIQRSGFEWAFRLLCEPRRLWRRYALVVPTFISLTAFQRLGLRKFPIEDAVFGLSAPKAAAAKV; via the coding sequence ATGGGAAAGCAACCAGCAGGCAGCAGCCAAACTTCAGTTCTTCATCCTAAGGGTTCGTCGGAATGGACGAATGTCCTTGGTGTTCGCGTTTCGGCAGTTAACCTGAAAAGCGCGACTGGAATTATTCAGAAAGCGATCGAAGACGGCAGGAAGGAATATGTTTGCGTTCGCGACGCACACGGTATCGTCCGATGCCAAGATGATCCCGAGCTTCGGTCGATACATAATCGTGCGTTCCTCGTGACACCCGACGGTATGCCGTTGGTATGGGCATTGAAGCGTGCAGGCCATGCCGAAAGCGACAGGGTCTATGGACCAGATCTCATGCTATCCGTTTTCGATGCCGGAAGCTCCAGGGGTTTGCGCCACTTCCTTTATGGCGCAACGGACGAAACGCTCGAACAACTGCGGGCGCGCCTTCTCGCAAAATTTCCGCAAGCACGGATCGTCGGCTCCTATGCGCCACCTTTTCGCAAACTGTCGACGCGGGAGGAAACCGAGATTGCTGACCGGCTCAATCGATCGGGCGCCGATATCATCTGGGTCGGGCTGAGCAGTCCTAAGCAGGAACTCTGGATGGCGCGCATGCGCGATAGGCTGGAAGCATCGATGCTCATCGGTGTCGGAGCCGCATTCGATTTCCACGCCGGCCTCAAGCGGCAGGCTCCAAGGATCATTCAACGAAGCGGCTTCGAATGGGCGTTTCGTCTTTTATGCGAGCCACGACGGCTGTGGCGTCGCTATGCGCTCGTCGTGCCGACATTCATCTCACTGACGGCATTCCAGAGACTGGGGCTTCGGAAGTTTCCGATCGAAGACGCGGTTTTCGGATTAAGCGCGCCAAAAGCAGCAGCTGCAAAGGTGTAA
- a CDS encoding right-handed parallel beta-helix repeat-containing protein, protein MRRRFGQILSILPVILFPQSGNPAPVGTEIDASERLQMLVREATCAEASATLSAKLDGTSLSDILSSSTGARTIFYVSPDGKDTWSGLLPSADEQGGDGPFASIERARDAAREKSGTNTIALGKGDYYLARPIVFDSRDKGLIVTSRCNEAPILHGGQRVRNWAQEADGRWRAPLKLPPDEAVGDLFVNGIRQTRARFPNAPADGDPHKGWLFAAKCNPAIDMWEGNTRFCFHAGDLPVMGDTSGLVVDIVGGYQPGSQWGNDTLPVISIDGAGRTIHTKGTGYFFTAEGSRYFLTGAKGLLDAPGEWWYDLVAGQLHYIPVDQSLPDSVVVAGILPTFFKLDGASGMVVSGLEFRDGAPDGSGKFYTETRGFGAIRIEHADGVKILGNSIENVGVGVHVTESKDALIAGNVIADVAGNGIYVGTNYGTFGKSNGSRILSNHIHDIGKVYIETAGIWFQAADNVRIANNLIENTAQFGIAGGSLWGSNDAVYNAVIEHNEIRNANQQTADGGAIKMMGEQGDPLNSTIRFNLVTGTGHLMNRVDGTFWPPGYENTSEWPSPISWAIYTDGKASGLRIEGNTLSGNVAAIGINGGWSNLVAGNVITHGSGAAFRVDIGTGRGWRPPWARPNRIEENVVSVNNESGIVAYVNTPDLGLGFVQFARNRYSGNLNNKSFRINPGMMRSGEFGSLGDLQKAGADTGSIVAPHE, encoded by the coding sequence ATGAGGCGACGTTTTGGACAGATCCTGAGCATTTTGCCTGTCATTCTCTTTCCGCAGTCCGGCAATCCGGCTCCAGTAGGGACAGAGATAGATGCGTCCGAGCGCCTGCAGATGCTCGTCAGGGAGGCGACCTGCGCGGAAGCTTCCGCGACGTTGTCAGCCAAGTTGGATGGGACTTCTTTAAGCGACATATTGAGCAGCAGCACCGGGGCGCGGACGATATTTTACGTTTCTCCCGATGGCAAGGATACCTGGAGTGGCCTCCTGCCGTCCGCAGATGAGCAGGGCGGCGACGGCCCTTTCGCCAGCATCGAAAGAGCCCGTGATGCTGCCCGTGAGAAGAGCGGCACCAACACAATCGCTTTGGGTAAGGGCGATTACTACCTTGCTCGGCCGATCGTCTTTGACTCCCGCGATAAGGGCTTGATCGTCACGTCAAGATGCAATGAGGCGCCGATTTTGCATGGGGGGCAACGCGTGCGCAACTGGGCGCAGGAGGCCGATGGTCGCTGGAGGGCGCCGCTGAAATTGCCGCCGGATGAAGCGGTCGGTGACCTTTTCGTCAATGGGATACGCCAAACTCGGGCTCGATTTCCCAATGCTCCCGCTGATGGCGATCCACACAAGGGATGGCTGTTTGCCGCAAAATGCAACCCTGCCATCGACATGTGGGAAGGAAACACGCGCTTCTGTTTCCATGCCGGCGATCTTCCGGTAATGGGTGATACGAGTGGACTGGTCGTGGACATCGTTGGGGGGTATCAACCCGGAAGCCAGTGGGGCAACGATACGCTTCCAGTCATATCCATCGATGGCGCCGGCCGGACTATCCATACGAAAGGCACGGGCTATTTCTTTACCGCAGAAGGCAGCCGCTATTTCCTAACCGGAGCCAAGGGCTTGCTCGATGCTCCCGGAGAGTGGTGGTACGACCTTGTCGCCGGCCAGCTTCATTATATCCCTGTCGATCAGTCGTTACCCGATTCCGTGGTCGTTGCTGGCATTCTGCCGACATTCTTCAAATTGGATGGGGCCAGTGGGATGGTCGTATCAGGGCTCGAGTTTAGAGATGGAGCTCCTGACGGCAGCGGCAAGTTCTACACGGAAACCAGAGGATTTGGCGCCATACGGATCGAACACGCTGATGGTGTCAAGATTCTCGGCAACAGCATCGAGAATGTCGGCGTCGGGGTCCATGTGACGGAAAGCAAGGATGCGTTGATTGCCGGCAATGTGATTGCTGATGTGGCTGGCAACGGGATTTACGTCGGCACAAATTACGGCACGTTCGGCAAGTCGAACGGCTCCAGGATCCTTTCAAACCATATCCATGACATCGGAAAGGTTTACATTGAAACCGCCGGAATATGGTTCCAGGCGGCTGACAACGTCAGGATCGCCAACAACCTGATCGAAAACACGGCGCAGTTCGGAATCGCCGGCGGTTCGCTATGGGGTTCTAACGACGCTGTCTACAACGCTGTCATCGAGCATAATGAGATCCGCAACGCCAATCAGCAGACCGCAGATGGCGGCGCCATCAAGATGATGGGCGAGCAGGGCGACCCTTTGAACAGCACCATCCGCTTCAATCTTGTGACCGGGACCGGTCATCTGATGAACAGGGTCGATGGGACCTTCTGGCCTCCCGGATATGAGAACACCAGCGAATGGCCGTCTCCTATCAGCTGGGCAATCTATACGGATGGGAAGGCGAGCGGGCTGCGTATCGAGGGAAATACGCTCTCGGGCAATGTCGCGGCGATCGGTATCAACGGCGGTTGGAGCAACCTGGTGGCGGGAAACGTCATCACACACGGATCGGGCGCGGCTTTTCGCGTCGATATTGGTACCGGCAGAGGTTGGCGTCCACCATGGGCGCGTCCTAATCGTATTGAGGAGAATGTTGTGTCGGTTAACAATGAGAGCGGCATTGTAGCGTATGTCAACACTCCCGATCTTGGGCTTGGATTTGTGCAATTCGCGCGCAACCGCTACAGCGGCAACTTGAACAACAAAAGCTTCAGGATAAATCCGGGAATGATGCGTTCGGGAGAATTTGGCAGTCTGGGAGATCTTCAGAAGGCTGGGGCGGACACCGGAAGCATAGTCGCGCCGCACGAGTAA
- a CDS encoding O-antigen ligase family protein translates to MRVDSLGTASGPTISWRTIECWGAGISLFFQAGALLPLILSDADGTLSESAKSILRLPCFPVYVFTIVILIRNFPQFLTALRRNLIVPAILVLPFLSTLWSIAPPTTLRRAIGLLFCVLLSYVLAIRFTPRQLLFLVFVTLGACIVLSVVMSVVSPSLATMPDGTMRGIFIHKNVLGWYASLMILVATAVLIDGTLGLRRTAFIVLAAGVICLASSGSMTATIATSVAYCLIGFYSLLQRSSSIGRVVIVLFFVQLSLGILISLHEFLVPALEALGKDATLTGRVPLWELVDREISDRWMFGYGYQAFWTTANPEATRMWLKIGWPAPHAHNGYRDILLSFGIMGMVPFVLLLLHAIRQGAVLQCHDPQYGWLWLNVLTIMILVMNLTESIFFAQNDTIFILFTTAIIMFSLYAPVVSISRSPHRQGPSRGLTSGLQTS, encoded by the coding sequence ATGAGAGTAGATAGCCTCGGAACTGCCAGCGGACCAACCATCAGTTGGCGGACCATAGAATGCTGGGGCGCCGGCATATCCCTTTTCTTTCAGGCGGGCGCTTTGCTGCCGCTTATCCTGTCAGATGCGGACGGAACGCTCAGCGAATCTGCCAAATCTATACTGCGTCTTCCTTGCTTTCCTGTGTATGTATTTACAATCGTGATCCTGATACGCAATTTTCCGCAATTTCTAACGGCGCTCAGGCGAAATCTTATTGTTCCCGCGATCCTTGTCCTGCCGTTTTTGTCCACCCTATGGTCAATAGCACCTCCAACGACCTTGAGGCGCGCAATCGGCCTTTTGTTTTGCGTGCTTCTTTCCTATGTCCTGGCGATACGTTTCACGCCAAGGCAGTTGCTGTTCCTGGTATTTGTGACCCTTGGGGCCTGTATCGTCCTCAGTGTGGTTATGTCAGTGGTGTCACCAAGCCTCGCCACCATGCCGGATGGCACTATGCGGGGCATCTTCATCCACAAGAACGTCCTGGGCTGGTACGCGTCTCTAATGATCTTGGTGGCAACGGCCGTGCTGATCGACGGGACGCTCGGCTTGCGGCGAACCGCGTTCATCGTGTTGGCAGCGGGCGTGATCTGCCTTGCAAGCTCCGGATCGATGACCGCGACCATTGCAACGTCGGTGGCGTATTGCCTGATCGGCTTTTATTCCCTCCTGCAAAGAAGCAGTAGCATTGGCCGCGTCGTCATCGTTCTGTTTTTCGTCCAACTGTCTCTTGGCATTCTGATTTCGCTTCACGAATTCCTGGTTCCGGCCCTTGAAGCACTCGGCAAGGACGCGACTCTGACGGGTCGGGTGCCATTGTGGGAACTGGTTGATCGCGAAATATCCGATCGTTGGATGTTTGGCTACGGCTACCAGGCTTTCTGGACAACCGCGAACCCCGAAGCGACACGCATGTGGTTAAAGATTGGATGGCCGGCGCCCCACGCGCATAATGGATACCGCGATATCTTGTTGAGCTTTGGAATAATGGGAATGGTTCCGTTTGTTCTGTTGCTTCTCCATGCAATCCGCCAGGGTGCGGTCCTTCAATGTCATGATCCGCAGTACGGGTGGCTCTGGCTCAATGTCTTGACGATCATGATTTTGGTGATGAACCTGACCGAGAGCATTTTTTTCGCTCAGAATGACACCATCTTCATTCTGTTTACTACAGCCATCATCATGTTTTCGCTGTACGCGCCCGTCGTATCGATCAGCCGTTCGCCGCATCGGCAGGGGCCCTCGCGAGGTCTTACAAGCGGGCTGCAGACATCATGA
- a CDS encoding glycosyltransferase family 2 protein: MEQPALSVLINNYNYARFVGRAIDSVLNQDARNVEIIVVDDGSTDQSRSVLEAYDSRVKVIFQENAGQAAAINTAVRASAGEILCFLDADDWWAPSKLSATAAAFGANPQASLVYHRLQPTLVDGTPTSKPIPRTLCSGALSPLLTRSAGWWPFPMTSAVAVRRSAWNAAGSIPIQFRISADAWLVGIYPFLGDVIAMPDPLGFYRIHNNNWYRSTEDATTLRRRMTHWQQTVEATNLFLSAHELPARLHLTDHYPFRVASAKLQGADARTRFKLAVEGLFFAGEPNLLRRTRDSLRSAHGLSRLGLDVGLPEAAE; this comes from the coding sequence ATGGAGCAGCCAGCCCTCAGTGTCCTCATCAATAATTACAACTACGCTCGCTTCGTCGGGCGGGCGATAGACAGCGTGTTGAACCAGGACGCGCGCAACGTCGAGATAATCGTCGTCGATGACGGCTCTACCGACCAGTCGCGGTCTGTTCTGGAAGCCTATGACAGCCGTGTGAAGGTGATCTTTCAGGAAAACGCAGGACAGGCCGCCGCGATCAATACCGCTGTGCGAGCAAGCGCGGGCGAGATCCTCTGTTTTCTGGATGCCGACGATTGGTGGGCGCCGAGCAAGCTGTCGGCGACGGCTGCAGCGTTCGGCGCAAACCCTCAAGCATCGCTCGTCTATCACCGACTGCAGCCAACCCTTGTCGATGGCACGCCGACGTCCAAACCGATCCCTCGAACCCTGTGTTCGGGCGCTTTGTCGCCGCTACTCACCAGATCGGCTGGCTGGTGGCCTTTCCCGATGACGTCAGCCGTCGCGGTACGACGTAGCGCATGGAATGCAGCGGGCAGCATTCCCATACAATTCCGCATATCAGCCGACGCCTGGCTCGTGGGGATCTATCCGTTTCTGGGGGACGTCATTGCCATGCCGGATCCGCTTGGGTTCTACCGCATCCACAATAATAACTGGTATCGCTCGACCGAGGATGCGACCACACTAAGGAGGCGGATGACGCACTGGCAGCAAACCGTTGAAGCAACGAACCTGTTTCTCTCAGCCCATGAGCTGCCGGCAAGACTACATCTGACGGATCACTATCCCTTTCGCGTCGCGTCGGCAAAGCTGCAGGGAGCCGATGCACGCACCCGGTTCAAGCTTGCGGTCGAAGGCCTCTTCTTTGCCGGCGAACCGAACCTGCTCAGGCGGACGCGCGATAGTTTGCGCTCGGCACACGGCCTGTCACGGCTCGGTCTGGACGTCGGCTTGCCGGAGGCAGCGGAATGA
- a CDS encoding glycosyltransferase family 4 protein encodes MKALLLVSELEDYTISFASGVAQHLDVVLAVPRRRYAHLASSIDPAVDLHLLDWPRHRSVSNPWFLYQLTRLIRRERPNLIHLLSNSTLWLNLAAPFWRPIPLVTTVHDVEIHPGDSDTRTLPGWAPELMVKQSGHLVVHGEGLKRLAVDRYSKSPDCVHVLSHPSILRYAELARRQKMAPREADGTIRVLLFGRIFAYKGLEHLVRAEAMLKDVLPNLRITVAGRGDNPLIFQPLMGDAGRYDIRNRFIEDAEVAQLFLDTDIVVLPYTEASQSGVLNLAAAFGKPVIVTDVGELRGTVQPNGLGMVVPPGNAKELAAAIKTLADNGELRNNFGANALGWAKGPNSPERVGAQAAAVYREVVGSC; translated from the coding sequence ATGAAGGCGCTGCTATTGGTTTCCGAACTGGAAGATTATACCATCTCGTTTGCCAGCGGCGTTGCCCAACACCTAGACGTTGTGCTTGCCGTGCCGCGCCGACGCTACGCACATCTCGCCTCTTCCATCGATCCTGCTGTCGATCTGCACCTTCTGGACTGGCCGAGACACCGTTCTGTCTCCAATCCCTGGTTTCTGTACCAGCTTACGCGTCTGATCCGGCGGGAGCGGCCGAACCTCATCCATCTCCTCAGCAATTCGACACTTTGGCTGAACCTCGCCGCGCCGTTCTGGCGCCCGATCCCGCTTGTGACGACCGTTCATGACGTGGAAATCCATCCCGGCGACTCCGATACGCGTACGCTGCCCGGCTGGGCTCCCGAATTGATGGTGAAGCAATCCGGACATCTTGTCGTCCACGGTGAGGGACTGAAGCGGCTGGCCGTCGATCGATATTCAAAATCGCCGGACTGTGTCCATGTCCTGTCGCATCCCTCCATCCTTCGCTATGCAGAGCTCGCCCGGCGACAGAAGATGGCGCCGCGCGAAGCGGATGGAACTATACGCGTCCTGCTCTTCGGACGGATTTTTGCCTACAAGGGCCTGGAACATCTGGTCCGGGCCGAGGCGATGCTCAAGGACGTACTTCCAAACCTGCGCATCACGGTCGCAGGACGTGGCGACAATCCGCTGATCTTCCAGCCGCTCATGGGGGATGCCGGCCGCTACGACATTCGCAATCGTTTCATCGAGGATGCAGAGGTCGCCCAGCTTTTCCTGGACACCGACATCGTCGTGCTTCCCTATACGGAAGCATCTCAAAGCGGTGTGCTCAACCTTGCCGCCGCATTTGGCAAACCGGTCATCGTTACGGATGTCGGCGAGTTGCGAGGCACCGTGCAGCCCAACGGGCTGGGAATGGTGGTCCCTCCCGGAAATGCCAAAGAGCTCGCGGCAGCAATTAAGACATTGGCAGATAACGGCGAGCTTAGAAACAATTTCGGTGCCAATGCGCTCGGATGGGCCAAAGGACCGAATTCGCCGGAGCGGGTCGGCGCCCAGGCCGCGGCCGTTTATCGGGAGGTGGTCGGATCATGCTGA